The sequence GCTGATTCCGGGCTGGCCGCAAACCTGGTATGCCTTCCGGCATGTCATGCAAGCCCTGGCTGAGCAGGGTTTCCAAGCCATCGCCGTCGACCCGCCGGGCTTGGGAAACTCAGACCGACCAGAACGGGGCTACGACACCGGCAATATCGCCGATGTGCTGCATCGAACGATGCAGGGGCTTGGTCTCACCCGCTACCACGTGGTGGGGCATGATGTCGGCATGTGGGTGGGATATGCCCTGGCGAGTGACCAGCCACAAGCCGTGCGCACACTTACCCTGACCGAAGCCGTCATACCCGGCCTCGCACCAGCGCCGCCGATTTTTGTCGCGCCGGAGCAAAACATCTTTCTGTGGCACTTCCTCTTCAATCAAGTCCAGGACTTACCCGAAGCACTGATTGCCGGCCGTGAAGAGACCTACCTCAATTTCATGTTCGACCGGTGGTCATTCCATCGCGATGCTGTCGCCTCGGATGTCTACATTCGCGCCTACTCCACACCCGGAGGGCTACGTGCCGGGTTCGACTATTACCGCGCGATTCCCGAAACGATCCGACAAAACCTGGATCGCGCCACCCGCATGCTACCAATGCCGGTGCTGGCTATCGGTGCCGAACACGCCACCAACGATGCCCCGCTGGTGACGCTCCAGGGACACGCATCTGATTTGCGGGGGGCGATCATCGCTGACTGCGGGCATTTTGTAATGGAGGAGGCACCGGAGGCGTTTTTGCGGCATTTGCTTGGCTTTTTGCGCGAGTGCGCAGCTGAGTGAGAGGTTGAAACAGATCCGGGTTTCATCTGCTGCACACACCTTAGTCGTGCAGCAACCCTGAACTGTATGCATTGAAACTGCTACCGATGGCACTACTGCCACCGAAGTTCGCCTTATTGGCGCTTCCGGTGACAGGGTCGCCGAAGGATTGGCAGCCCTCGGCGGGGCAATTACTGGTGCTCGTGCTCACACCGGAGCAAGCGCCCAGCAGCAGGGTGC is a genomic window of Pseudomonas sp. ADAK18 containing:
- a CDS encoding alpha/beta fold hydrolase codes for the protein MNAAIATPLSASDEFTHHYVRLDGKKMHCVMAGTGEPVLLIPGWPQTWYAFRHVMQALAEQGFQAIAVDPPGLGNSDRPERGYDTGNIADVLHRTMQGLGLTRYHVVGHDVGMWVGYALASDQPQAVRTLTLTEAVIPGLAPAPPIFVAPEQNIFLWHFLFNQVQDLPEALIAGREETYLNFMFDRWSFHRDAVASDVYIRAYSTPGGLRAGFDYYRAIPETIRQNLDRATRMLPMPVLAIGAEHATNDAPLVTLQGHASDLRGAIIADCGHFVMEEAPEAFLRHLLGFLRECAAE